One Hordeum vulgare subsp. vulgare chromosome 4H, MorexV3_pseudomolecules_assembly, whole genome shotgun sequence DNA window includes the following coding sequences:
- the LOC123448591 gene encoding uncharacterized protein LOC123448591, translating to MDPRHLGVTPGSGGSGGQSVDASARRRRRMSAPLTGTRLMLAFNAAAGDGYGGRSSSSSGGLDFSLDEPHPRYNHHRVYPEFSPMLNMGRLLFHGSPLGSPTTDDDVLVMDGVLVADGFSPGPRRYASFTDLGLVNTNSPGSGGSGRHGSSLVFSYAKESCVARAMNPRHSEVELPRGRSVQGVCPNMQASPRTYHSSLQGAGVATIPMRPTAAPYLTPPRDVATTTTATTARAQAGFSWTPKRPESKLPSVQRATFVWPPTEEENASISQCLYGPRGAPQRRFPVFVSICPA from the exons ATGGACCCCCGCCACCTAGGCGTAACCCCCGGCAGCGGCGGGAGTGGCGGCCAGTCAGTGGACGCGTCGGCGAGGCGCCGCCGCCGCATGTCGGCCCCGTTGACAGGCACCCGCCTCATGCTGGCCTTCAACGCTGCTGCTGGTGACGGTTATGGCGGgaggtcgtcgtcgtcttccggAGGGTTGGACTTCTCGTTAGATGAACCGCACCCCCGCTACAACCACCATCGTGTCTACCCCGAGTTCTCTCCAATGTTGAATATGGGGCGCCTCCTCTTTCATGGCTCTCCACTAGGGTCGCCTACGACTGACGACGATGTCCTCGTCATGGATGGTGTGCTCGTCGCCGACGGCTTCAGCCCTGGCCCCAGGCGCTACGCCTCCTTCACCGACCTAGGCTTGGTCAACACTAACTCCCCTGGCTCTGGCGGCAGCGGTCGCCACGGCTCCAGTCTCGTG TTTTCATATGCGAAGGAGTCTTGTGTGGCACGAGCTATGAATCCAAGACATTCTGAG GTGGAACTTCCGCGCGGGCGATCAGTGCAGGGTGTCTGTCCCAACATGCAGGCAAGCCCCAGAACCTATCACTCATCGTTGCAGGGAGCCGGCGTTGCAACCATACCCATGAGGCCAACGGCCGCTCCGTACTTGACGCCTCCGAGAGatgtcgccaccaccaccactgccacTACTGCGAGAGCGCAGGCCGGCTTCTCGTGGACACCAAAGCGGCCCGAATCGAAGCTGCCGTCAGTGCAGCGGGCGACGTTTGTGTGGCCGCCGACCGAGGAGGAGAACGCGTCCATCAGCCAATGCCTGTACGGGCCCCGTGGCGCCCCTCAGCGAAGGTTCCCTGTGTTCGTGAGCATCTGCCCAGCGTGA